From the genome of Spinacia oleracea cultivar Varoflay chromosome 2, BTI_SOV_V1, whole genome shotgun sequence, one region includes:
- the LOC110805837 gene encoding sugar transport protein MST4, whose product MAGGGFAAPANGAVFEAKITPIVIISCIMAATGGLMFGYDVGISGGVTSMDPFLRKFFPVVFRKKNLPDANQSNYCEYDNQGLQLFTSSLYLAALVATFFASYTTRQLGRRLTMLIAGFFFITGVVLNAAAQDLAMLIIGRILLGCGVGFANQAVPVFLSEIAPTQIRGGLNILFQLNVTIGILFANLVNYGTAKMHGENGWRVSLGIAGVPACLLTLGALLVTDTPNSLIERGKLEEGKAVLRKIRGTDNIEPEFNELVEASRVAQLVKNPFRNLLKRRNRPQLIISIALQVFQQFTGINAIMFYAPVLFNTLGFGGNASLYSAVITGAVNVLSTIVSIYSVDKLGRRILLLQAGVQMFLSQVIIAIILGLKVKDHSNHLGHGYAIFVVILVCTFVSAFAWSWGPLGWLIPSETFPLETRSAGQSVTVCTNMLFTFVIGQAFLSMLCKFKFGIFLFFSGWVLVMSLFVVFLLPETKNVPIEEMTEKVWKRHWLWKRFMDNDEDFVGVEVNTIKDVNKKQQTNGSTL is encoded by the exons atggccgGCGGAGGCTTTGCGGCGCCGGCGAACGGCGCTGTTTTCGAGGCGAAGATAACTCCGATCGTCATCATTTCTTGTATTATGGCTGCCACCGGTGGTCTCATGTTCGGTTATGACGTCGGAATATCAG GAGGTGTAACATCAATGGACCCTTTCCTAAGAAAATTCTTTCCAGTGGTGTTCCGTAAAAAGAATTTACCAGATGCAAACCAAAGTAACTACTGTGAATATGACAACCAAGGGCTTCAATTATTCACATCATCACTATACCTTGCTGCTTTAGTTGCAACGTTTTTCGCCTCATATACCACAAGACAGTTGGGGAGGAGGCTAACTATGTTAATCGCGGGGTTTTTCTTCATCACCGGTGTCGTTCTTAATGCCGCAGCTCAAGATCTTGCTATGCTTATTATTGGCAGGATTTTGCTTGGTTGTGGCGTTGGCTTTGCTAATCAG GCAGTTCCCGTGTTTCTATCAGAAATAGCACCAACTCAAATTCGAGGTGGTCTGAATATATTATTTCAGCTCAACGTCACCATCGGTATTCTTTTTGCCAACCTCGTCAATTATGGCACCGCAAA AATGCACGGAGAAAATGGATGGAGGGTGTCACTAGGAATAGCTGGTGTACCAGCATGCCTACTGACGTTAGGAGCTCTACTGGTTACTGACACACCAAACAGTCTTATTGAACGAGGGAAGTTGGAAGAAGGCAAAGCTGTACTTAGAAAAATTAGGGGTACAGATAACATTGAGCCAGAGTTCAATGAACTTGTTGAAGCTAGTCGTGTTGCTCAACTTGTTAAGAACCCTTTCAGAAATCTCCTCAAACGAAGAAATCGACCTCAGCTTATTATTTCCATCGCGTTGCAG GTGTTTCAACAATTTACTGGAATAAACGCAATCATGTTCTACGCCCCTGTATTATTCAACACCTTAGGATTCGGAGGCAATGCATCCTTATACTCAGCCGTTATCACGGGAGCGGTAAACGTCCTTTCCACCATCGTCTCCATTTACTCCGTCGACAAACTAGGAAGACGCATCCTCCTCCTCCAGGCAGGAGTTCAGATGTTCCTATCTCAGGTCATCATCGCCATCATCCTCGGCCTGAAAGTCAAAGACCATTCCAACCACTTAGGCCACGGGTACGCAATATTTGTAGTTATACTCGTGTGTACTTTCGTATCCGCCTTCGCCTGGTCATGGGGCCCACTAGGGTGGCTCATACCATCGGAGACCTTCCCGTTGGAAACCCGGTCAGCCGGTCAGAGTGTGACCGTCTGTACGAACATGCTCTTCACTTTCGTCATTGGGCAAGCCTTCTTATCCATGCTTTGTAAGTTTAAGTTTGGGATTTTCCTCTTCTTTTCTGGGTGGGTTTTGGTTATGTCTCTTTTCGTGGTTTTCTTGCTCCCTGAAACTAAGAATGTTCCTATTGAGGAAATGACGGAGAAGGTTTGGAAAAGACATTGGTTGTGGAAAAGGTTTATGGATAATGATGAGGATTTCGTTGGAGTTGAGGTTAACACCATCAAGGATGTGAACAAGAAGCAGCAAACTAATGGGTCGACTCTTTGA
- the LOC110776581 gene encoding protein EXORDIUM-like encodes MASSLIVKTLYLALFISLFGFSLAARRLDESTQPMTFQYHKGPLLNGKITINLIWYGHFKPAQRAIVSDFMTSLSSSQHESQPSVATWWSSVGKYHRLADPKKNTTPLFLSLGKQVIDEAYTLGKSLTNKHLLELASKGGQPVNTVNVILTASDVAVEGFCSSRCGTHKSTSQKSTYIWVGNSETQCPGQCAWPFHQPIYGPQSPPLVAPNNDVGLDGMVINLASLLAGTVTNPYGNGYYQGPKDAPLEAASACPGVYGKGAYPGYAGSLLVDPTTGASYNANGVNKRKFLLPALYDPTTSSCSTLV; translated from the coding sequence ATGGCTTCTTCACTCATAGTCAAAACACTATACCTTGCTCTTTTCATCTCCCTCTTCGGCTTTTCCTTAGCGGCGAGGCGGCTAGATGAGTCGACTCAGCCAATGACCTTCCAGTACCATAAGGGTCCACTCCTTAACGGTAAAATTACAATTAACCTGATTTGGTATGGTCATTTTAAACCTGCCCAACGTGCCATCGTTTCTGACTTTATGACGTCCTTATCATCCTCTCAGCACGAATCCCAACCCTCTGTTGCCACGTGGTGGAGTTCCGTTGGCAAGTATCACCGCCTTGCGGATCCCAAGAAAAACACTACcccactctttctctctttggGAAAGCAAGTCATAGATGAGGCATACACCTTAGGAAAGTCCCTCACAAACAAGCACCTTTTGGAGTTGGCCTCCAAAGGTGGTCAACCAGTCAACACTGTCAACGTAATATTGACCGCTTCTGACGTGGCAGTAGAAGGATTTTGCAGTAGCCGATGTGGAACCCACAAAAGTACCTCTCAAAAGTCCACCTACATATGGGTTGGTAACTCCGAGACCCAGTGTCCGGGTCAATGCGCTTGGCCCTTCCATCAGCCCATTTACGGCCCACAAAGCCCACCATTGGTTGCACCAAACAACGATGTGGGCCTTGACGGTATGGTGATCAACTTGGCATCCCTATTGGCCGGGACCGTGACAAACCCGTATGGAAACGGGTACTACCAAGGCCCAAAGGATGCCCCACTTGAGGCTGCCTCAGCTTGCCCCGGTGTATATGGGAAAGGGGCTTACCCGGGTTATGCCGGGAGCCTCTTAGTGGACCCCACAACCGGTGCTAGCTACAATGCTAATGGTGTGAACAAGAGGAAGTTTTTGCTTCCTGCTTTATATGATCCTACCACTTCATCTTGCTCTACTTTGgtgtaa
- the LOC110805919 gene encoding protein NUCLEOLAR FACTOR 1, whose amino-acid sequence MAKRFSRSQGGRPLTKLKSTGKVVKKSRRTESEDAGNKYSGSGSLDDRFEDHVKTIASEDGGDEDVEEENEHDEEEVAEFHSEPSNYDNLLKTLEKTSNSCTERNQERERQNKDGSDFEEESDYEYDEEDDFNGSDDNIGRNSAMGDAIRSSDDETTDLVDDDVSDAENGSKEDNTKLSSSSQSQSNFRVHITHKLSTEDIEKLLKRKWKYRWNMPALDSSNCIWMGTGDCFQKDTIAAPYGVKLKLYKHWLEVYNKSGGNNFQSSRQRMFFSLCNSYRDILHHHKKPFYQKGSDEDSSTMDAYIMHSLNHVFRTKDLISKNDAKLSKNWETAKEEVITSDNFLDQGFTRPKVLILLPLASVALRLVRRLIQLTPSSHKANVEYMDRFVEQFGGDEEDEDDAEAKNSKHKKPSKPSDYQALFGANNNDHFMVGIKFSRKSIRLYSDFYSSDIIVASPLGLITKIGEAEAKKEKDVNYLSSIEILVVDHADVISMQNWSHLNTVVEHLNLLPSKQHDGDIMRIRQWYLDAHAQFYRQTIILSSYLNPDINALYNRHCLNFEGKLRLSCEHKGVLPKVVLQVRQVYERFDSDSIAEVDDARLDYFIKKIFPKIKDTIQGGIMLFISSYFEFVRIRNFLKSQNASFCLLCEYTKQSDISRARNWFIKGERKIMLYTERAHFYHRYKIRGIQNLIIYSLPERKEFYPEVLNMLEGSRDMTSTVLFSRFDQLRLERIVGSAAAKKMTSSEKGLFIFK is encoded by the exons ATGGCCAAACGGTTTAGTAGGAGTCAAG GTGGCAGACCACTTACAAAGCTCAAGAGTACCGGAAAGGTTGTTAAGAAGAGTCGTCGAACCGAAAGCGAAGATGCTGGAAACAAATATTCCGGTTCTGGTTCCCTAG ATGATAGATTCGAGGATCATGTGAAGACTATAGCGTCTGAAGATGGTGGTGATGAGGATGTAGAGGAAGAAAATGAACATGACGAAGAGGAGGTGGCGGAGTTTCATAGCGAGCCTTCTAATTATGATAATCTACTTAAGACACTAGAAAAGACTAGCAACTCATGTACTGAGAGGAATCAGGAAAG AGAAAGACAAAACAAGGATggaagtgattttgaagaagagAGTGATTATGAGTATGATGAAGAGGATGATTTTAACG GCTCAGATGATAACATTGGAAGAAATAGTGCGATGGGTGATGCCATTAGATCTAGTGATGATGAGACCACTGATTTAGTAGATGATGATGTCTCGGATGCAGAGAATGGATCAAAAGAAGACAATACCAAACTTTCTAGTTCATCCCAAAGCCAAAG TAACTTCAGGGTTCATATAACCCACAAACTGTCAACGGAAGATATCGAAAAATTATTGAagcggaaatggaaatatagaTGGAATATGCCTGCCTTAGACTCGAGCAATTGTATATGGATGGGCACTGGAGATTGTTTTCAGAAG GATACCATTGCTGCCCCTTACGGTGTCAAATTAAAGTTGTACAAGCACTGGTTGGAGGTCTACAATAAATCTGGGGGCAACAATTTTCAGTCTTCAAGGCAAAGAATGTTTTTCTCTCTTT GCAATAGCTATAGAGATATACTGCACCATCACAAGAAACCCTTCTATCAAAAGGGGTCAGATGAAGACTCAAGTACAATGGATGCATATATCATGCATTCG CTTAATCATGTTTTCAGAACTAAGGATCTTATCTCTAAAAATGATGCGAAATTGTCCAAGAACTGGGAAACTGCTAAAGAGGAAGTCATAACTAGTGACAATTTTCTCGATCAAGGCTTTACTCGACCAAAA GTGTTGATTCTGCTGCCACTAGCAAGTGTTGCTCTCCGTCTTGTGAGGAGGCTTATACAATTGACGCCTTCGTCACATAAG GCCAATGTGGAATATATGGATCGGTTTGTGGAGCAATTTGGAGGTGATGAAGAAGACGAGGATGATGCCGAGGCTAAGAATTCAAAGCACAAGAAGCCTTCAAAACCTTCTGACTATCAAGCACTTTTCGGTGCTAATAATAATGACCATTTTATGGTCGGGATAAAATTTTCCAG GAAGAGTATAAGGTTGTACAGTGATTTCTATTCTTCAGACATCATCGTTGCCTCACCTCTTGGCTTGATTACT AAAATTGGGGAAGCTGAGGCAAAGAAGGAAAAAGATGTTAACTATCTTTCTTCAATAGAG ATTCTAGTTGTAGATCATGCAGATGTAATTTCTATGCAG AACTGGTCCCACTTAAATACAGTCGTTGAACATCTTAATCTCCTGCCTTCTAAGCAACATGATGGTGATATCATGCGTATCAGACAATG GTACCTGGATGCACATGCACAGTTTTACCGACAAACAATAATATTAAGTTCTTATTTAAATCCAG ACATAAATGCTTTGTACAATCGCCATTGTCTTAACTTTGAAGGGAAG CTAAGGTTGTCTTGTGAACACAAAGGTGTGTTGCCAAAAGTTGTACTGCAAGTGAGACAG GTTTATGAGCGCTTCGATTCTGATTCCATAGCGGAAGTTGATGATGCTCGTTTGGATTACTTTATCAAGAAG ATATTCCCAAAGATAAAAGATACCATCCAG GGTGGAATTATGCTGTTTATAAGTTCCTACTTTGAATTTGTCCGCATCAGGAATTTCTTAAAGTCGCAAAATGCATCTTTCTGCCTGCTGTGCGA GTATACAAAGCAAAGTGATATATCTCGTGCAAGAAATTGGTTCATCAAGGGGGAGCGAAAGATCATGCTCTACACTGAGAGAGCTCACTTTTACCATCGCTACAAG ATCCGTGGCATCCAGAATCTAATTATTTATTCTCTACCCGAGAGGAAAGAATTTTACCCTGAG GTTCTCAATATGCTTGAAGGATCTCGTGACATGACTTCTACTGTACTCTTTTCGAGATTTGATCAGCTTAGG CTCGAGAGGATTGTTGGAAGCGCTGCAGCAAAGAAGATGACATCATCGGAGAAGGGCCTCTTTATCTTTAAATGA
- the LOC110775755 gene encoding protein EXORDIUM-like, which yields MSSSTKTLCLITLFLSFLGFSMAARQLTESTQPMTFQYHKGPLLKGHITINLIWYGHFKPAQRAIISDFITSLSSPQRNGQPSVATWWNSIGKYHRLADPKKPTTTAATTTITTLSLGNQLIDERHTLGKSLTNKHLVELASKGGKKVNGIIINVVLTSSDVAVERFCMSRCGTHGSASNKKFTYIWVGNSETQCPGQCSWPFYQPIFGPQSPPLVSPNNDVGLDGMVMNLASLLAGTITNPYGNGYYQGPKESPLEAASACPGVYGKGAYPGYAGNLLVDASTGGSYNAHGVNKRKYLLPALYDPTTSSCSTLV from the coding sequence ATGTCATCCTCCACCAAAACTCTATGTCTAATTACCTTATTTCTCTCCTTTCTTGGCTTTTCCATGGCGGCGAGGCAACTCACTGAGTCGACTCAGCCGATGACCTTCCAATACCACAAAGGTCCTCTTCTTAAAGGCCATATTACAATCAACCTCATTTGGTACGGCCACTTCAAGCCCGCCCAACGGGCCATAATATCCgacttcatcacctccttgtcaTCCCCCCAACGCAATGGCCAACCATCTGTTGCCACGTGGTGGAACTCCATTGGCAAGTACCACCGCCTCGCCGATCCCAAGAAacccaccaccaccgccgccacaaccaccatcaccaccctCTCCTTGGGGAACCAACTCATAGATGAAAGACACACTCTAGGAAAGTCACTCACCAACAAGCACCTTGTTGAGCTGGCATCCAAGGGAGGTAAAAAAGTCAACGGAATTATTATTAACGTTGTGTTGACTTCATCCGACGTGGCAGTTGAGAGATTCTGCATGAGCCGATGTGGAACCCATGGCTCGGCATCCAATAAAAAGTTCACTTACATATGGGTTGGAAACTCGGAGACTCAATGTCCGGGTCAATGTTCCTGGCCTTTCTACCAGCCCATATTCGGCCCACAAAGCCCACCATTAGTTTCACCTAACAACGATGTGGGCCTAGATGGGATGGTAATGAACTTGGCTAGCCTTTTGGCTGGGACAATCACAAACCCGTATGGAAATGGGTACTACCAAGGCCCAAAAGAGTCCCCACTTGAAGCTGCATCAGCTTGTCCTGGTGTTTATGGGAAAGGGGCTTACCCAGGGTATGCTGGTAATTTACTAGTAGATGCATCTACTGGAGGAAGTTATAATGCACATGGTGTTAACAAAAGGAAGTATTTACTTCCTGCTTTATATGATCCTACCACCTCATCTTGTTCAACTTTGGTGTGA